The Suncus etruscus isolate mSunEtr1 chromosome 14, mSunEtr1.pri.cur, whole genome shotgun sequence genome contains a region encoding:
- the GNPDA1 gene encoding glucosamine-6-phosphate isomerase 1: MKLIILDDYSQASEWAAKYIRNRIIQFNPGPDKYFTLGLPTGSTPLGCYEKLIEYYQNGDLSFKYVKTFNMDEYVGLPRNHEQSYHTFMWEKFFKHIDIHPENTHILDGNAADLQAECDAFEEKIQAAGGIELFVGGIGPDGHVAFNEPGSSLVSRTRVKTLAMDTILANAKFFNGDLAQMPTMALTVGVGTVMDAREVMILITGAHKAFALYKAIEEGVSHMWTVSAFQQHPRTVFVCDEEATLELKVKTVKYFKGLMLVHNKLVDPLYSIKEKEMEKSQSSKKPYSD, from the exons ATGAAGCTTATCATCCTGGATGACTATTCGCAGGCCAGCGAGTGGGCCGCCAAGTACATCAGGAACCGCATTATCCAGTTTAATCCAGGGCCTGACAAGTACTTCACCCTGGGGCTTCCGACTG GGAGCACCCCACTTGGCTGCTATGAGAAACTCATTGAGTACTACCAGAACGGAGACCTGTCCTTCAAATATGTGAAGACCTTCAACATGGACGAGTATGTGG GTCTACCCCGAAACCATGAGCAGAGTTACCACACCTTCATGTGGGAGAAATTCTTCAAGCACATTGACATCCACCCAGAAAACACCCACATCTTGGATGGGAACGCGGCCGACCTGCAGGCCGAGTGTGACGCTTTCGAAGAGAAGATCCAGGCTGCTGGAGGGATTGAGCTGTTTGTTGGAG GGATTGGCCCCGATGGCCATGTCGCCTTTAATGAGCCGGGCTCCAGCCTCGTGTCCCGGACCCGTGTGAAGACACTCGCCATGGACACCATCTTGGCCAATGCCAAATTCTTCAATGGAGACCTCGCTCAGATGCCCACAATGGCCCTGACAGTTGGCGTGGGCACCGTCATGGATGCCAGGGAG GTGATGATTCTCATCACCGGTGCCCACAAGGCGTTTGCGCTGTACAAGGCCATCGAAGAGGGGGTGAGCCACATGTGGACTGTGTCGGCCTTCCAGCAGCACCCTCGCACGGTGTTTGTGTGTGACGAGGAAGCCACACTGGAACTGAAAGTGAAGACGGTCAAGTATTTCAAAG gtttAATGCTTGTTCATAACAAGTTGGTGGACCCCCTGTACAGtatcaaagagaaagaaatggagaaaagccAGTCTTCTAAGAAACCCTACAGTGATTAG